The window acacacacacacacacacacacacacacacacacacacacacacacacacacacacacacacacacacacacacacacacacacacacacagaccaaCCTTCACCACCCCCTACAAAGACGACACAGTATGAcgagacacacaaacagataGAGAGCCACAAGTACACGCACAGTCCCCCTCAATGGTCCTCCCCCAAAATGTGCCGTagaccccctccctccccgcgACCTTGCGCAGCTGGTGCCGCTGAAAGGAATCGAGCCTGCAGCCAATCCACGCTCACCTCGGTTGGCGCGCCATTGTGTCCGAGGCAAATGTTCTTTTGTGGTCCCTTTTCACCATTTTGACCTTTTCATCATCTCATGGGGACGCAAAGTACTTGACCTCTCACCCCTCGCCCCACCCGCACTCGCAAGCACGCACGTACGCGTGCGTGGGTGCGTGCGCATAACGCCCATCGGCGCGCTTTCGGCGACCATGCACGTCCACGAATGCGTCTACAATGAAGTCAATTTGCGCCGATTGCGGGTAAAGGTCCGAATTCGGGTCGGGAAAGCGTCGAATCCCGTCGACACGCCTCAGCGGACGGAGCCGCTTGCGCGTGAAAAAGAAAGGGTGCTTGTGTCGGGCAGGTGCTGCATGGAGCCACCGTCACCGACATCAGCTTCCCTGTGCTGTGCGGTGACACACGCTTCAATTGTCTCTACATCTATCTGCATGTGTCCTCGGAggtgcgggcgggcgggcgcgaCGGGTGGGGGTACTAATGAGTGCTTATTGTCTTCATGTCCATTACGACTGCTTCAATTCATTAGCACCGCGCGCGTCTACAATGAAGTCAATTTGCAGACTTGCATTGAAAAGTTCTTGACGGCGGGCCAGAGAAATCCAAAACAAAGGAAGCTAAAACTCTTATCAGTGTGGTGGGTGCATGGGAGTGAAAAGATTGGATTGGACTGGAATGCAAATGGAAGATTTGAATGACTTCGAACAGGTGACCGACTCGTCGCGGGACATCCATCACAAACCACAAAACGTCTATCAATTGATAATCTTTACAAAATATTCACTTTTGACGCACCAAAACGTGACAAAAGGtatctggacacacacacaaattacacacacacacacacatatatatatatattatacatacacacacacacacacaatataacaaatatataaatacacacacacacacccacacacacacatctagaCGCAATAtcctaaaaatataataataacgTCAATCTCCATTTCACGTCTATCACATcattacgcacacacaccgatTGTGTATGCGCGCACTGGGCGCATGTCTGCTTCCTGAAAAATACAAGTTGAGAGGCAAGCGAGCAGCAATCGAGCTCAGCAGAGCTCCGCCTGCCTTCTCACCGTGAGTGACACGCATGCGCATCTTTGCGGCTGCATTGGGGCGAGAGTAAACCTTCATCACgatttctttcatttaaagaaagaaatatcAAATCATTTCACGCAGTCAGTACAAATCACGCTGTGCTACGTTAAAATCTCCATTATTCATAAATAAAGTTTCTGATCTATGTCAAGTTTTGCGCGGTTCCTCCCATTTGATCGCAATCCCAATTGACGATGGCGACCATTGtcgagtgacgtcacattgTGGTACGACATCTAAAGTCGGACCTCCCGGTTCAAAGGGTTGTTGCGCATGGGGCTCGGGTTTTAGTGGGATTTTTCCTACTTTCCATTTTCCACGAATGCAGCTTTACAGTTTGTCGTCATGGGAGCGCGGCGCGCTAATTGCACCTTAATTGCAGGTTAGCCGCCAAGGACGCTTGATCACCGGGGGGGCTGGGGGTAGTCCGCCCGTCACTCACACGTCACTTGAGCGCACGCAAGAGCGGGgaacacacgcgcgcacgcacctTGATGAACACTCTCCGAcgagcgcgcgcgcgcgcgcacacacttgTCGTTCGCGTGGAGGAGCAATTGCAAATCTGAGCAAGTGAAAAAAGTCAAGCAGCGCGACGATGGCGTCAAGTCACGCGCGTGTTCGTTCGAAAGGAAAGAGCGCGCGCGCGCAGAAGAGGGACGCGCGTCCTTGGACTTAATGGCTTGTCAATGACAAAAGACGCGCGCTTGCTTGCAAATGGAGtttaagagaaagaaaaagctcGTCAGGAGCTCATTCGAGGCACTTTTGTGACCTCGCGGCAGCTGAGCTTTTATGGAGGACAGGGAAGAGAAAAAACCCATCTCTGAAAAGCATTTTCAAACTATTTCGTTGCATGTTCCAATGACGATTTTCATTCAGGCGGCCCGATGAGAGTCAAGGGCCGATCACAATTCAAATCCTCACATCCCAATTGTTTGATTTATCCATCGATCAATTGCTTGCTATTGCCGTTACTAAAGCTTTGGGAATTTGCTCTTCGTCTAAGCGTCGCAATTCCAAGAGTATTGCTGATGTGttgaaaaatgagtttgagaGCGCACGGCGCGGTTCTGCGGCGGCCCGCGAGTCCGGAGAGGAGAAGCGGCCGTATGCCCTCACACCATTTTGCTTCGCTTTGCGCGAGAAAGCGGCAAGACAACTCGATAGGGAGGCTAAGGCTAAATGATTAGGCGTTAGGTCCAGATTGAACGAACACGCGGTGTTTGCGACGCCAAGGTTACACTGCATGGCACAGGCGCACCATGCATGCAGCCGTCTGCTTTCTTTGGGGGCCAATCAATAAGTCATCATGCCACCATGCACGTGCACGGTCTTTTTCTTGAGCGTCCTTGGCGGGCGAGCCCGTTTGATCAAGCGCCGCTCGCATGCCCAAACAGGCAGACGCACGCGCGCGTTTATTTCCACCTGACGCGGAAgcgcaaaaaacaaataaaactcgcgcacgcgcgcgccaTTGCCTCTATTCAAATACATCCAGCAAGTGAGACATGCAGAGCTGCatggagaaagaaaagcagCCACAACCAAAACAGATATTTGCCCCCGTGcacaatttcatttcatagTTGCTAGGCAGAATCATGACATTTGCAAACTCGCAGAGTTTTGTCTTCCTAAAAGTGACATCAGTCAAATGTTGGCTGTTTTTGGACAATTCCGATTTGAGCGTGCGTCGTCAGCAATTGCGTCAaagtttcaaaaataaaaatcaatcagTCCCGCATTTGTTCACAAATACATATAAAGCATGATCTGTAGACGACCCTCTTGTACTGGATTCAGATTGCGAAAGAACCCGtgcgaaaaaaaatcattctgcCACCCAATGCATTGAGAATACACGGCAAACATTTACCGACACACTTTGACAAAGATCAAAGATGATGACCATTATTTTGCTCCTCGGATCATCTGTCAGCGATTTGTGGAGGCaggtgggcgggcgggcgcctTTCCAAGCCCGCCGTAAAAGGCTGCCTCTCCGTCGCCATCTGCTGGCGGCATTGCCTCATCACCGCTCAAaggcaaggaaggaaggatggagGGAAAGGAGGGAGAAAGGAAGGGAAGAAAGGAGAGAaggaagcaagaaaaaaagcaagcaagcaagggagggaggaaggaaggaaggaaggaaggaaggaaggaaggaaggaaggaaggaaggaaggaaggaaggaaggaaggaaggaaggaaggaaggaaggaaggaaggaagggtgCAGCTTCAGCCGGGGCGTTAGTACACAAAAGCGCCCATTGGATGTTCTTGTCAGCATCTCgctaatcctttttttttgaaaccGTGATTTCTGCAAATATTATCCCAAATCAGCTACAACTAGCTGTCAAGTGAGGTCACTTCCCCTTCCACCCGTCATGGGCTTTTAGGCCGGCCACCTGCGCGGGCAGAAGGATAAGAGCAGTTATTGCGGGCAGGCTGCCCAatggccagccagccagccaccaAGAGTCAAAAAGGGGCCGGCTCACCTgtcgagcgagcgagcgagcgagcgagcggccgCCTCGTCTTCGGCCGGTTCTGACACCACTTCCTGCtttgccccgcccccctcctcttcaaaACAGCCAATGGCATCCACGGTGATGAGCTCCTGCCCCTGAGCCTTCTGGGCGCGCACCTTCTGAGAGGGGCGCACGCTCGTCAGAGGGTgccgacggacggacggacggacagacaaactctcaccTGCACCTTGTGCTTGTCCGACTTCATGTGCTCCACAAACTTCCGGGGCGTCTTGAAACGACGACGGCACGCTGCACAGAACGGCCGCGCCACACGCTTAAGCGCCTGTCAGAAAACAAATGAGGCTGGGAAACGCGCACACGCCATCCATCAACTCACTTTGTGTCGTTTGGTCTGGCGATGGCTGATGACATCATGGCTAAAGTCACTCTGACAAGTGTCGCACCAACGGCGTCTCCTGGCGGACAAAGCAGGTCACAGCAGAGCCGGCGCCTGTGTTTGCGCGGAATTCGTAGGTTCCTACCTGTTGGTGAGCGCGCGCGTGACGACACTGACCGAATGCGCCATCTCCTCCCATTTGCTCACGTGATCTGAGCTGCTCATGTGCTCCACAAACAtctaaacacacgcacgcaggtCAAAGATGATGGCTGCGAAAGTCTGGCGCTCGGCCGGCCTCCCGCCGTCCGCACCTGCATGGTGGAGCAGGCGACCCCGCACAGGTGACAGCGAAGCCCCGGAGCCGCCCGCCGCTCGCCGGCCATCTTGAAGGCGCGACCGTCGCCGCGCCGCTGGATAGTCACCTTCAGCGAAGACGCGCTCTGGAGAAGGCGCGAACACGGCAAGTGTTTCGGCGCTGCTGCGACAACGCGGTCGGCGCGGGGGCGACGACAAGTTTGACTCACCGGGCAAGTTTGGTAGCCGTGGCGactccctgctgctgctgctgctgctggctccGGAGGACAAACTCCATCGCTGCTGTCATCGGAGGGGAAAAGAGGCGGACGTTCCGGAGCAGCGCTCTGGCGCGCCGCTCCGACACGCGAGTCCACCCGCGAGTCCGCGCCCTCGTCACCGGCGGTCAACATGGCGGCGGTCTCCTCGGCTCCACATTGAAACGCACTTCAGGCGACAACGTCCATCGTCCTTCAATTGCTCAGCCCTGTTGAAGGTGtcgcgagggagggagggcggtTTTTGGACCAGTAGACGTCATCCCCTGACGTCGCGAGTGCTCGGGAGGGAGTGCGGCAGCGACTCGCTTCCGGGTTTTGACGAAAGACGCTTGGCGAGCGAAAACCTTTTCGCCTCGTCTTCAATGAATCCCAAAGCGGCTTCTGAAGCCCTTAGAAGTGAGCCCGTCGGGGGCTCATCGGTATTGTTGGGTCGCGGGGTTCCGATGCTTCGGAGCGTGTATCGAGTAATCCAGGAAGTGTTTAGTGGCGCGCGCATCGAAGCATGTATGGTTGTGGAGCGGTGACGTCATCGATGACTTCGTGATTGGCTGACACACAGACAAGGCTTCGTCTGCTCGACGGGTGCCGTGATTGGCTGACACGTAAAAGCGTCTTGCCCGCGCATTTCGAGTTTCTGTGCTCCAGTACGAGATTCTTTGCAAACGAACCGTTTTCATGGAGCCTGCGAGAAAAGGGAAGGAAACATTCCTCAGTGTGGGAACATTTTCATCTCATTCCCCCAAATAAGGTGTTCTTTTGGATGGAAGTTTGAAGTGATGTGTTGCATTCTCTTCTAAAGTGTCCTGATGCTCCCTCCGGTGGTTAGGCTGCGGCGCTTTCACCGCGCGAGGCTTGGGGTCGACGCCCGGTCAAGGACCCATGTGCCAGTCtattgtttttgaataaaaagcaATAACCTCAGTTGCACAAGCACTCACTCCTCTTTACTGTTCACAAGCACAAGTACAAGTCATCTTCATCCATAAGCACATCGGTCTTTCCTTGTTAAAACACAGCAgcccttcaaaacaaaatgtgctcCGGCAACTTTTAGTGTCTTAATAGACATTGatggtatttatttacatattataatatatatatattattattatattatatacacgTCACTTCCTGCCTTGAATAAAAAGCCACCACCGTTTGGTGACTTGTGCCTGGCTTTACCAAGAGCAAGAAAGCACACTGACCGAtgctgctggctggctggcaggctggctggctggctggctggctgccatACTTTATTCA is drawn from Syngnathus acus chromosome 9, fSynAcu1.2, whole genome shotgun sequence and contains these coding sequences:
- the LOC119126703 gene encoding cip1-interacting zinc finger protein-like isoform X1, translated to MLTAGDEGADSRVDSRVGAARQSAAPERPPLFPSDDSSDGVCPPEPAAAAAAGSRHGYQTCPSASSLKVTIQRRGDGRAFKMAGERRAAPGLRCHLCGVACSTMQMFVEHMSSSDHVSKWEEMAHSVSVVTRALTNRRRRWCDTCQSDFSHDVISHRQTKRHKALKRVARPFCAACRRRFKTPRKFVEHMKSDKHKVQKVRAQKAQGQELITVDAIGCFEEEGGGAKQEVVSEPAEDEAAARSLARSLDRWPA
- the LOC119126703 gene encoding cip1-interacting zinc finger protein-like isoform X4, whose translation is MLTAGDEGADSRVDSRVGAARQSAAPERPPLFPSDDSSDGVCPPEPAAAAAAGSRHGYQTCPSASSLKVTIQRRGDGRAFKMAGERRAAPGLRCHLCGVACSTMQMFVEHMSSSDHVSKWEEMAHSVSVVTRALTNRRRRWCDTCQSDFSHDVISHRQTKRHKALKRVARPFCAACRRRFKTPRKFVEHMKSDKHKVRAQKAQGQELITVDAIGCFEEEGGGAKQEVVSEPAEDEAAARSLARSLDRWPA
- the LOC119126703 gene encoding cip1-interacting zinc finger protein-like isoform X3, yielding MLTAGDEGADSRVDSRVGAARQSAAPERPPLFPSDDSSDGVCPPEPAAAAAAGSRHGYQTCPSASSLKVTIQRRGDGRAFKMAGERRAAPGLRCHLCGVACSTMQMFVEHMSSSDHVSKWEEMAHSVSVVTRALTNRRRRWCDTCQSDFSHDVISHRQTKRHKALKRVARPFCAACRRRFKTPRKFVEHMKSDKHKKVRAQKAQGQELITVDAIGCFEEEGGGAKQEVVSEPAEDEAAARSLARSLDRWPA
- the LOC119126703 gene encoding cip1-interacting zinc finger protein-like isoform X2 — protein: MLTAGDEGADSRVDSRVGAARQSAAPERPPLFPSDDSSDGVCPPEPAAAAAAGSRHGYQTCPSASSLKVTIQRRGDGRAFKMAGERRAAPGLRCHLCGVACSTMQMFVEHMSSSDHVSKWEEMAHSVSVVTRALTNRRRRWCDTCQSDFSHDVISHRQTKRHKALKRVARPFCAACRRRFKTPRKFVEHMKSDKHKVQVRAQKAQGQELITVDAIGCFEEEGGGAKQEVVSEPAEDEAAARSLARSLDRWPA